The Gouania willdenowi chromosome 7, fGouWil2.1, whole genome shotgun sequence genome includes a window with the following:
- the LOC114466920 gene encoding taste receptor type 1 member 1-like, translating to MCRVHVGSADGMSLCLLGFLLHASTQCNVPKSDLELEGDYLMAGLFDIHYASNTLHLGRPEAMDCSSQPFILSNYRRFLLMKFAVEEINNSANLLPNISIGYKIVDHCSDSHSFPSMFNLLSVNGVVQVWDEPHNKLSKVTAVIGGYTSSKSLTVAPLFMTRFIPMVSYSASSSLFSEKKTFPSFLRTVHPNKAIIAVVVRILQHFDWRWVAFLNIDDDYGNDCRKLFIAKIHDTQICLAYTKGLDQNTDYLPIFRQIETQRVNVIVVFAPEWMAEALIESAIQMNVSNKVWIGGEGWSLNQKLPKTKGIQTIGTVLGVSEPAKTIPGLNDFIRSFKAHNKHNRTKKQTPCNQWCDCSLSSAEIIAADPSFSFPVYSAVYSVAHALHDALQCGAGRCNSEITVYPHMVLRELKKIQFTLLNRMIQFDENGDPRSGSYSVVFWNKSGDAQEVGYYNFYKSSDFFISTSEIQWFADGQVPTSLCSKECSEGQMKKPQGIHKCCFTCEICQDGTYINVTEDPYTCKACSDTEWSPEGSTRCNLRLVEYVPFTDPAALGLMVISGLLVVLTLAVCVLFAFHYNTPVVRSAGGSMCFLILGCLSLSSISVFFYFGKPSVAFCIFRFLPFLLFYTVCVSCFVVRSFQIVCIFKIAAKFPELQSWWVKYHGQWVVISVAFVIQALLLLIGYSSDPPKPHNETFWYLDKIILGCDINLKATSTSVIFLLILCILCFVFSYMGKDLPKNYNEAKSITFCLMLLILTWIIFATVYMLYHGRHIHTLNAFAVLCSLYSFLLWYFLPKCYIIMFQPEKNTQQHFQGLIQNYTKTISQ from the exons ATGTGCAGAGTTCATGTGGGGTCGGCCGACGGCATGTCTCTGTGTCTGCTGGGATTTCTTCTCCACGCTTCCACTCAATGCAACGTCCCAAAGTCTGACTTAGAACTGGAAGGAGACTATTTAATGGCTGGACTTTTTGACATCCATTACGCCAGTAACACTCTTCACCTTGGCAGACCTGAAGCCATGGATTGCTCCAG TCAGCCCTTCATTCTCTCAAACTATCGGAGGTTTCTGCTCATGAAGTTTGCTGTGGAGGAAATTAACAACTCTGCCAATCTGCTGCCGAACATTAGCATTGGTTACAAAATAGTGGACCACTGCTCAGATTCACACAGTTTCCCCAGCATGTTCAACCTTCTCTCAGTGAATGGAGTGGTCCAGGTTTGGGATGAACCACACAACAAATTATCCAAGGTGACGGCAGTGATCGGGGGCTACACGAGCTCAAAGAGCCTGACAGTGGCCCCTCTATTTATGACGAGGTTTATTCCAATG GTTAGCTATTCAGCTTccagttctttgttttcagAAAAGAAGACTTTCCCTTCATTTTTGCGCACGGTTCATCCCAATAAAGCCATCATTGCAGTTGTTGTCAGAATTCTACAACACTTTGACTGGCGGTGGGTTGCTTTCCTGAACATCGATGACGATTACGGCAATGATTGTCGGAAATTATTCATCGCAAAGATCCATGACACCCAAATCTGCCTGGCCTATACCAAAGGCCTCGATCAGAACACAGACTATCTTCCAATCTTCAGGCAGATTGAAACCCAAAGGGTGAATGTGATTGTTGTCTTTGCACCTGAATGGATGGCCGAGGCTCTGATTGAGTCTGCAATACAGATGAATGTCTCCAATAAGGTGTGGATTGGAGGTGAAGGATGGTCCTTGAACCAAAAGCTCCCAAAGACCAAAGGAATCCAAACTATAGGAACTGTACTCGGAGTGTCTGAACCTGCAAAGACCATTCCTGGTTTAAATGACTTCATCCGTTCTTTCAAAGCTCACAATAAACACAACAGAACCAAGAAGCAGACACCATGCAATCAATGGTGTGACTGCAGCTTGTCCAGTGCGGAAATCATTGCTGCAGACCCATCATTCTCTTTTCCTGTTTATTCTGCCGTGTATTCAGTCGCTCACGCCTTGCACGATGCCTTACAATGTGGAGCTGGCAGGTGCAACAGCGAGATTACAGTGTACCCACACATG GTCCTGAGAGAGCTAAAGAAAATACAATTCACCCTTTTGAACCGAATGATTCAGTTTGACGAGAACGGCGACCCACGATCTGGATCCTACTCTGTGGTTTTCTGGAACAAGAGTGGTGATGCTCAAGAAGTTGGCTATTATAACTTCTACAAGTCTTCTGATTTCTTCATCAGCACTTCTGAAATTCAGTGGTTTGCAGATGGACAG GTGCCAACTTCACTTTGCTCCAAAGAATGCTCTGAAGGACAAATGAAAAAACCACAGGGAATCCACAAATGCTGCTTCACCTGCGAAATCTGTCAAGACGGGACGTACATCAACGTTACAG AGGATCCGTACACGTGTAAAGCCTGCAGTGATACAGAGTGGTCTCCAGAGGGAAGCACGAGGTGTAATCTGAGGCTGGTGGAGTACGTGCCATTCACAGACCCTGCAGCTTTGGGGCTCATGGTCATCAGTGGGCTCTTAGTGGTCCTCACTCTAGCTGTGTGTGTCCTCTTTGCCTTTCACTACAACACACCTGTGGTCAGATCTGCTGGAGGATCAATGTGCTTCCTCATCCTAGGCTGCCTCAGTCTGAGTAGTATCAGTGTGTTCTTCTACTTTGGGAAGCCATCAGTGGCTTTCTGTATCTTCAGGTTCTTACCTTTTCTTCTCTtctacactgtgtgtgtttcctgctTTGTTGTGCGCTCTTTTCAGATcgtttgcatttttaaaattgctgCAAAATTTCCCGAACTTCAAAGTTGGTGGGTGAAGTATCACGGTCAGTGGGTGGTGATCAGTGTGGCCTTTGTCATCCAGGCTCTCCTGCTTCTCATTGGATATTCCTCTGATCCTCCCAAACCTCACAATGAAACCTTTTGGTACCTGGACAAAATCATATTAGGCTGTGACATTAATCTGAAAGCAACATCTACATctgtgatttttcttttaattctgTGCatcctttgttttgttttttcctacaTGGGGAAAGACCTGCCCAAAAATTACAATGAAGCCAAATCCATCACCTTCTGCTTGATGCTGCTCATCCTCACATGGATCATCTTTGCCACCGTGTACATGCTTTACCATGGCAGACACATACATACACTCAACGCATTTGCAGTGCTATGCAGCCTCTACTCTTTTCTTCTATGGTATTTCCTCCCAAAGTGTTACATCATCATGTTTCAGCCTGAGAAAAACACTCAGCAGCATTTTCAAGGTCTCATTCAGAACTACACCAAAACCATCAGCCAATAA
- the rer1 gene encoding protein RER1 isoform X2, translating into MSEGDSVGESIHGKTSVVAAFFTRIGQVYQSWLDKSTPFYAARWAGTLLLTAFYMIRVYILQGWYIVTYALGIYHLNLFIAFLSPKVDPSMLDEDEGPSLPTKQNEEFRPFIRRLPEFKFWHSATKGIVIAMICTFFDAFNVPVFWPILVMYFIMLFCITMKRQIKHMIKYRYLPFTHGKRTYKEET; encoded by the exons ATGTCAGAAGGGGACAGTGTTGGGGAGTCAATCCATGGGAAAACATCCGTAGTTGCTGCCTTCTTCACAAGGATTGGACAG GTCTATCAGTCATGGCTAGACAAGTCAACGCCGTTCTACGCAGCACGATGGGCTGGCACTCTACTACTTACTGCTTTCTACATGATCAGAGTGTACATACTACAG GGTTGGTACATAGTAACATATGCTTTGGGAATCTACCACCTCAACCTGTTCATTGCTTTTCTATCGCCAAAAGTGGATCCCTCAATGCTTGATGAAG ACGAGGGCCCATCCCTTCCCACCAAGCAGAACGAGGAGTTCCGCCCTTTCATCAGGAGGTTGCCTGAATTCAAATTCTG GCATTCTGCAACAAAAGGCATCGTCATCGCCATGATTTGCACCTTTTTTGATGCCTTCAATGTGCCAGTCTTTTGGCCCATACTTGTAATGTACTTCATCATGCTCTTTTGCATCACCATGAAGAGGCAGATAAAG CATATGATCAAGTACAGATACCTGCCCTTCACACATGGGAAGAGGACATACAAAG AAGAAacataa
- the rer1 gene encoding protein RER1 isoform X1, which produces MSEGDSVGESIHGKTSVVAAFFTRIGQVYQSWLDKSTPFYAARWAGTLLLTAFYMIRVYILQGWYIVTYALGIYHLNLFIAFLSPKVDPSMLDEDEGPSLPTKQNEEFRPFIRRLPEFKFWHSATKGIVIAMICTFFDAFNVPVFWPILVMYFIMLFCITMKRQIKHMIKYRYLPFTHGKRTYKGKDDTGKTFAS; this is translated from the exons ATGTCAGAAGGGGACAGTGTTGGGGAGTCAATCCATGGGAAAACATCCGTAGTTGCTGCCTTCTTCACAAGGATTGGACAG GTCTATCAGTCATGGCTAGACAAGTCAACGCCGTTCTACGCAGCACGATGGGCTGGCACTCTACTACTTACTGCTTTCTACATGATCAGAGTGTACATACTACAG GGTTGGTACATAGTAACATATGCTTTGGGAATCTACCACCTCAACCTGTTCATTGCTTTTCTATCGCCAAAAGTGGATCCCTCAATGCTTGATGAAG ACGAGGGCCCATCCCTTCCCACCAAGCAGAACGAGGAGTTCCGCCCTTTCATCAGGAGGTTGCCTGAATTCAAATTCTG GCATTCTGCAACAAAAGGCATCGTCATCGCCATGATTTGCACCTTTTTTGATGCCTTCAATGTGCCAGTCTTTTGGCCCATACTTGTAATGTACTTCATCATGCTCTTTTGCATCACCATGAAGAGGCAGATAAAG CATATGATCAAGTACAGATACCTGCCCTTCACACATGGGAAGAGGACATACAAAGGCAAGGACGACACAGGGAAAACTTTTGCTAGCTAA